The following proteins are encoded in a genomic region of Cryptomeria japonica chromosome 11, Sugi_1.0, whole genome shotgun sequence:
- the LOC131040111 gene encoding cytochrome b561 and DOMON domain-containing protein At5g47530, with amino-acid sequence MMGRPLSLILAVAVLLFGWDASAQSSDSSCPKTFTVGDAKTYQTCNDLQTLGATLAYTYVVENGSLDIAFQAAPAASGGWVAWGINPQGLAMIGTQALIAFQSSNGSTVVGTYDVQSKSTVTPSPISLTVTNKSAVYERSSGKITIFASLVLGSNQTSINQVWQVGSSVTNSTPAIHSTAPADLSSLGTLDLQSGTSSVSSGISHQTLKNRHGVLTVVSWGILMPIGIMIARYAKTFKAADPAWFYLHAFCQTSGYIIGVSGWGTGLKLGSYSKGVEQTSHRKIGIALFCFATLQIFALLLRPKKNHKFRIYWNIYHHSVGYTVIILSIINIFKGFDILDPEKKWKNAYIGVIIALGVIAAILEIVTWIIFFQRKSKNSTNRVNRVSEMNGISSIQSHV; translated from the exons ATGATGGGACGTCCCCTGTCGTTGATATTGGCAGTTGCTGTGCTTCTGTTTGGATGGGATGCATCAGCACAGAGTTCAGATTCAAGTTGCCCTAAAACATTCACTGTGGGTGACGCCAAAACCTATCAAACCTGTAACGACTTACAAACTTTAGGAGCTACTCTGGCATATACCTATGTTGTAGAGAATGGGTCATTGGATATAGCTTTCCAGGCTGCCCCTGCAGCTTCTGGGGGCTGGGTAGCTTGGGGGATAAACCCACAGGGGCTAGCAATGATCGGCACACAGGCTTTGATCGCCTTTCAATCAAGTAATGGATCAACTGTGGTGGGCACATATGATGTGCAATCTAAGTCTACTGTGACTCCCTCACCTATTAGCCTTACTGTGACCAATAAGAGTGCTGTGTATGAGCGTAGCAGTGGGAAGATAACAATCTTTGCTTCCTTGGTGCTTGGTTCCAACCAAACCAGCATTAATCAGGTGTGGCAAGTGGGCAGCTCGGTCACCAACTCAACTCCTGCCATACACAGTACTGCTCCAGCTGATCTCAGCAGTTTAGGAacactggatctccaaagtggaaCCAGCTCTGTTTCTTCTGGCATTTCTCACCAGACGCTCAAAAAT AGGCATGGAGTGCTTACTGTTGTTAGCTGGGGTATATTGATGCCCATTGGAATCATGATTGCTAGATATGCCAAGACATTCAAAGCTGCAGATCCTGCATGGTTTTACCTCCATGCTTTTTGCCAAACCTCAGGATATATCATTGGAGTAAGTGGTTGGGGCACTGGCTTGAAGTTGGGCAGTTACAGCAAAGGGGTTGAACAAACTTCACACAGAAAAATTGGGATTGCACTTTTCTGCTTTGCAACTTTACAG ATTTTTGCACTACTCTTGCGGCCTAAGAAGAATCACAAATTCCGCATATACTGGAATATATATCACCACTCTGTTGGCTACACAGTGATCATATTGAGCATCATAAACATCTTCAAAGGCTTTGACATCTTGGACCCTGAAAAGAAGTGGAAGAATGCTTACATTGGAGTTATTATTGCTTTGGGTGTAATTGCAGCCATTCTTGAAATTGTGACATGGATCATCTTCTTTCAACGCAAATCAAAAAATTCTACTAACCGTGTTAACCGTGTTAGTGAAATGAATGGGATTAGCTCAATTCAATCACATGTTTAG